A genomic region of Desulfosarcina ovata subsp. ovata contains the following coding sequences:
- a CDS encoding YkgJ family cysteine cluster protein — protein sequence MGKKHQKFISISEALNKLKNTLAMQSELKNQEEIEPILARIDDFEMREDVRKVHPLDFSDRYGLWIKSDGSDKFYYGTDLVDLFLNRLGSKPPETIAKVYSKIEWVKASIAKHPETGVTGILIETEMEKFECVQCGHCCLELSDAYQASVPDSDVLRWQRENRYDILEWVDTFVGLNDIWISPKTGEPVNRCPWLRKLPNKDKYICRIHETKPEHCRNFPKSKRHALESGCKGFTAE from the coding sequence ATGGGCAAAAAACACCAAAAATTTATTTCGATTTCTGAAGCCTTGAATAAGCTGAAAAATACCCTGGCGATGCAATCTGAATTGAAAAATCAGGAAGAGATCGAACCGATTTTAGCTCGAATCGACGATTTTGAGATGCGAGAGGATGTTAGAAAGGTGCATCCGTTGGATTTTTCTGACCGATATGGGCTGTGGATAAAATCAGATGGCAGCGATAAATTCTACTATGGCACTGATCTGGTGGATTTGTTTTTGAATCGGTTAGGTTCGAAACCGCCGGAAACAATTGCAAAGGTGTATTCCAAAATCGAGTGGGTCAAAGCAAGCATAGCGAAACATCCGGAAACTGGGGTTACCGGGATCTTGATTGAAACCGAAATGGAAAAATTCGAGTGCGTCCAATGCGGACATTGTTGTCTTGAGTTATCAGACGCCTATCAGGCCTCTGTTCCTGATTCTGATGTGTTACGCTGGCAACGCGAAAACCGATATGACATCCTGGAGTGGGTCGATACCTTTGTAGGCCTCAACGATATCTGGATCAGCCCCAAGACCGGCGAACCAGTGAACCGCTGTCCTTGGCTGCGGAAACTTCCCAATAAAGATAAATACATCTGCAGAATTCATGAAACCAAACCCGAACATTGCCGAAATTTCCCGAAATCTAAACGGCATGCGTTAGAGAGTGGCTGCAAAGGATTTACCGCCGAGTAA
- a CDS encoding DUF2188 domain-containing protein gives MTTQSDAIGAACGIAQKQASEVVIHRPDGCTLDKDSYGNDTYPHQDTRHCDPKPSRKIKARCWSPVFKFSLIQVTEMRSVSFPR, from the coding sequence ATCACCACCCAGTCGGATGCGATTGGCGCCGCTTGCGGTATCGCCCAAAAACAAGCGAGCGAGGTCGTCATTCATCGTCCTGACGGCTGCACCCTGGACAAGGACAGCTACGGCAACGACACCTATCCACACCAGGACACCAGGCACTGTGATCCAAAACCATCGCGTAAAATAAAGGCAAGGTGTTGGTCCCCTGTCTTTAAATTTTCATTAATTCAGGTGACCGAAATGAGATCTGTGTCATTTCCTCGTTAG
- a CDS encoding single-stranded DNA-binding protein, which yields MNKAILIGNLGKDIEVRYTTEDLAITNLDLATTEKIKDNSQTEWHRIIAFGKLAEICGSLLKKGGLVYVEGKTRKRTWEQDGASRHSTEIIAYRVVALGSGANLGVNRAIYIGRLGIDPEIRYTKDGLAVANFSLATNERKGDGFETQWHRIVALGKLAESCQRYLEKGRQICIEGRFQTRSWKKDGITRYTTEVIASHMEMLDSKKADAGALENHMIPNASMETGSMGDTPF from the coding sequence ATGAACAAGGCAATCCTGATCGGAAATCTGGGCAAAGATATCGAGGTTCGTTACACCACCGAGGATCTTGCCATCACCAATCTCGATCTGGCAACGACAGAAAAAATCAAGGACAACTCCCAAACCGAATGGCACCGCATCATCGCCTTCGGCAAGCTTGCCGAAATCTGCGGCTCCCTTCTGAAAAAAGGCGGGCTGGTCTATGTCGAGGGCAAGACAAGGAAAAGAACATGGGAACAAGACGGCGCATCAAGGCACTCCACGGAAATCATCGCATACCGGGTCGTCGCACTGGGATCGGGAGCCAATCTCGGTGTGAACAGGGCCATTTATATCGGCCGCCTGGGTATCGATCCTGAAATCCGTTACACTAAGGATGGTCTGGCGGTCGCCAATTTTTCCCTGGCAACCAATGAGAGAAAAGGAGACGGCTTTGAGACCCAATGGCACCGCATCGTCGCCCTTGGCAAATTGGCCGAAAGTTGTCAGCGCTACCTGGAAAAAGGCAGGCAGATCTGTATCGAGGGTCGGTTCCAGACACGATCATGGAAAAAGGACGGCATCACCCGCTACACCACCGAAGTGATCGCCTCGCACATGGAGATGCTCGACTCGAAAAAGGCCGATGCCGGCGCTTTGGAAAATCATATGATCCCGAACGCATCCATGGAAACCGGCAGTATGGGGGACACCCCCTTTTAA
- a CDS encoding JAB domain-containing protein: MKKKDASDPVKNHVTYAYRISMIRDKAIQYEGTISNAVLGADLVYKTISSCGQDDREQLIIVMLNARNKVVGTNVISVGSITSSPTFLREVFKPAIAASASAVIIGHNHPSGTLDPSADDMLITKKIIAVAKLLDIIVHDHVIVDMASTNYYSFSDRGMMTNLKNEARRLLDQL, from the coding sequence GTGAAAAAGAAAGATGCAAGCGACCCGGTCAAAAATCACGTTACCTATGCCTACAGAATCTCGATGATACGGGACAAGGCCATTCAATACGAAGGGACGATATCAAATGCCGTACTGGGTGCTGATCTGGTGTACAAAACCATCTCCTCGTGCGGTCAGGATGACCGGGAGCAACTGATCATCGTCATGCTCAATGCTCGAAACAAGGTGGTGGGTACCAATGTTATCTCCGTGGGTTCGATCACTTCCTCGCCGACCTTCCTGAGGGAGGTGTTCAAGCCGGCCATCGCGGCCAGCGCTTCGGCGGTGATCATCGGACACAATCACCCCTCGGGCACACTGGACCCGTCCGCCGATGACATGCTCATAACCAAAAAAATCATTGCCGTCGCCAAACTGCTGGATATCATCGTGCACGATCATGTGATCGTCGATATGGCCAGCACCAATTACTACAGTTTCAGTGACAGGGGCATGATGACCAATCTGAAAAATGAAGCCAGGCGCTTGCTGGATCAACTCTAA
- a CDS encoding HU family DNA-binding protein, which produces MNKIGLIEALKEISGISKAEARKAVELFFETMADTLANGDRVEIRGLCSFFVKGYGAYTGRNPKSGEKVKIKPKKLPFFKAGKELKERVDR; this is translated from the coding sequence ATGAATAAGATTGGACTGATCGAAGCTCTGAAGGAAATCAGCGGAATTTCAAAAGCTGAGGCCCGCAAGGCGGTTGAACTGTTCTTTGAAACAATGGCCGATACCCTTGCGAATGGTGACCGCGTCGAAATCCGTGGACTATGCAGCTTTTTCGTGAAGGGATACGGTGCCTACACCGGACGTAATCCCAAATCTGGAGAAAAGGTGAAGATCAAACCGAAGAAGTTGCCATTTTTCAAGGCGGGGAAGGAATTGAAGGAACGGGTGGATCGTTGA
- a CDS encoding ArdC-like ssDNA-binding domain-containing protein, translated as MAAKKARKHAKKIDYKEKMKQTLQTILDLQHIDEIRNWFNGIANLMLFGRNYSSNNLLLVHAQKREAIWTEGFCAWKTKYRRFVQKGEKGILIFAPIPVKAEKSEPRKKTDARIDHADQNEESSFVLFRPVYVWDYSQTRGDRVARIERMLEKRNETKKKVYSAQGENLVKLSAAMTGLVADSGIEIAHQDLGSAGGMARKKTIFVDSALDTGEDLDVLIHEYAHIMLGHTDGNDNRSDVELEAELTVGLVKSGLGLDIQPQAAYLFDWSRDASDAKREEKFMKAFNMSQPLANQVLNHLVAAVDSDDETESNTDIAA; from the coding sequence ATGGCAGCAAAAAAAGCCAGAAAACATGCGAAAAAGATCGACTACAAAGAGAAGATGAAGCAAACCCTGCAAACCATACTGGATCTTCAACACATCGACGAGATCCGGAACTGGTTCAATGGCATCGCGAACCTGATGCTTTTCGGCAGGAACTACTCATCCAACAACCTTCTTCTGGTCCATGCCCAGAAAAGGGAGGCCATTTGGACCGAAGGTTTTTGTGCATGGAAAACCAAATACCGGCGGTTTGTTCAAAAAGGCGAGAAAGGTATTTTGATATTCGCACCGATTCCGGTAAAGGCCGAAAAAAGCGAGCCCCGAAAAAAGACGGATGCGCGAATCGACCATGCGGACCAAAATGAAGAATCGTCTTTCGTGTTGTTCAGACCGGTCTATGTGTGGGATTACTCCCAGACCAGAGGCGACCGGGTGGCAAGGATCGAACGGATGCTTGAAAAACGCAACGAAACCAAGAAAAAGGTCTATTCCGCCCAAGGCGAAAACCTTGTAAAACTCTCGGCCGCCATGACCGGTTTGGTTGCCGACAGCGGTATCGAAATCGCCCACCAGGATCTCGGTTCAGCCGGCGGAATGGCCAGGAAAAAGACCATATTCGTAGACAGTGCACTCGATACGGGCGAGGACCTGGATGTCCTGATCCACGAATATGCCCACATCATGCTCGGACACACCGACGGCAATGATAACCGAAGCGACGTTGAACTGGAGGCTGAGCTTACCGTGGGACTGGTCAAAAGCGGTCTGGGCCTCGATATCCAGCCGCAGGCGGCCTACCTGTTCGACTGGAGCCGGGATGCGAGTGACGCAAAGAGAGAAGAAAAATTCATGAAAGCCTTCAATATGTCGCAGCCCCTGGCAAATCAAGTGCTGAACCATCTGGTCGCCGCTGTCGACTCGGATGATGAAACGGAATCGAATACCGATATTGCTGCATAA
- a CDS encoding histone deacetylase family protein has product MKVIYSHSFYPVYTSDPAAVAGRIEAVMNALPAGTKLIEAEPATEAQIALAHTMEHIRFVRQEGLYDIAALAAGGAMQAARLGLEAPTFGAIRPPGHHASGDSCWGFCYFNNMAVALLTLKDEGLIETATILDFDLHYGDGNVNILDHRSWMSISNPAGRTRDRYLQEVETFIEANPADIIGISAGFDHHINDWGGLLLTQDYHTMGRMVINSARKNNAGCFAILEGGYNHKIIGLNAAALIEGLSS; this is encoded by the coding sequence TTGAAAGTCATTTATAGTCACAGCTTTTATCCGGTGTACACATCTGACCCGGCCGCGGTGGCCGGAAGGATTGAGGCGGTGATGAATGCGCTTCCGGCAGGCACAAAACTGATTGAGGCAGAACCGGCCACCGAGGCGCAAATCGCACTGGCGCATACGATGGAACATATCAGATTCGTTCGCCAGGAGGGGCTTTACGACATTGCCGCACTTGCAGCAGGCGGGGCCATGCAGGCGGCTCGGCTGGGCCTTGAGGCACCTACCTTTGGTGCCATTCGGCCACCCGGTCATCATGCCTCTGGTGATAGCTGCTGGGGTTTTTGCTATTTCAACAACATGGCGGTGGCGTTGCTGACCCTCAAGGATGAGGGACTGATCGAAACCGCCACCATCCTGGACTTTGACCTCCATTACGGCGACGGCAATGTGAATATTCTGGATCATCGCAGCTGGATGTCAATTTCCAATCCAGCAGGCCGTACCCGCGACAGATATCTCCAAGAGGTGGAGACTTTCATTGAGGCGAACCCGGCAGACATCATCGGCATATCAGCGGGTTTCGACCATCACATCAATGATTGGGGTGGACTGCTACTCACCCAAGACTACCACACCATGGGACGAATGGTGATCAACTCCGCTCGTAAAAACAACGCTGGCTGTTTCGCCATCCTGGAAGGGGGGTATAACCACAAGATCATCGGCCTGAATGCCGCCGCTTTGATAGAAGGTCTCAGCTCTTAA